The DNA window GAATCGCCTGACCCCACCGTGTCCGAGGCGATTCGTAGAACACCACAACTCGCACCTCCTTCCCCCTTGCTCAGTACTCATATAAACACGCCACGTTGGTAATGCATCTCCAAACGCAGACAccgaagaagaaagaaaagctcGAGGGTTGAGACAGCAACGGCGATGGCATATCGGCGGTTCTTCGACTACAATCCTTACGGCTACGCCCCGTACAACTACGACTCTTACTACCAGCAGCAGCCCGCGGCCACCCGCAGGTCCACCAGGGGCATCTTTGACGGCGCCGAGCCGGCGGCCGCGAAACCCGCGCCAAGGGCGAGGGAGACGAAGACGTCGTTCTCGATCCCAGTCCACGGGCCCGACTCGGATAACGAACCGGAGCCGGAGCTGAAGCAGAAGGCGCCGGGAGCGCGCGCGAAACCGGTGGCGCCGGCGATGTCCGCGAAGGAGGCTGTGGTGAGGATGCAGGCGGCGGCGCGCGGGTTCCTGGCGAGGAAGTCGGTGCGGGCGGTGCGCGAGGTCGCGCACGAGGCGGAGCAAGTCCGGAAGAAGATGGCGTCCGAGGCGGAGGCCCTAGTCACGGACCCCAGGGCGCGCGTCGCCGTCGGCGAGGCGCTGATGAGGATGCTGCTACGGCTCGACGCGGTGCGCGGCGCGCGCGACTACCGGAGGAGGGTCACCAAGGGAGTGCTTGTGCTGCAGGACGCCGTCGACGCGCTcgagccggcgccggcgccggcgtcggcGCCTGTGGAGGACGCGACAGAGGTCGACGCACCTGAGGCGACGGCCGTCGAGACGGTGGAGGAGAGCGCGGCAGCGCCGGAGTTGGCAGACGCCGTGGAGCGCGGTGGTGAGATGGAGAGCATCAAGACAGCGGTTGACACGCCCACCCAGGTGGAGGTCGACGAAGCAGTAGCCGCCAGCGATCCTGAGGCGAAagcgggagagggagagggagaggaaaagGAAGTGGTGCCGGGCGACTCCAATGTTGATGTCGACGAGCCGGAGGATTCGGACGCGGAGGGCGAGTGGGAGATGGTGATGGAGGAAAACGCACTCGTGGCAGCCACGCCCGACGACCAGGAGCCACCGCGCAAGGAACCGGCGTGTCCGTTGGAGACCATGGGGACTGCAAGTGCCGGCGCCGCCTCTGACGGTGTGGACGCGAGGaaggtgatggagatggtggcCGCGCTGTGCGAGCAGAGCGCGCAACAGTGCGCGGTGATCGGCGCGCTGGCCGAGCGTGTGGACGCGCTGGAGCGTACCGTGCGGCGGATGGAGGATGCCGAgagccgccggcgccggcccaAGAAGCTGAGCACATAGGCCAAGTGAAGCATCAACGTTTTCCAGCGATTGATGACACACCAGCCATTAATAGAGATTTAAACAGTTTTAGAATTTTACATTGCTTCTAATCTCGGCCTTTACTATTCCAGACACTAGATTgtttatatttattttattatagtAATGGAGTTCTTCACAGTTTATTTTTTGTTGCCTTTTGAAATCTTGGTATCGAGACTACACACTATTTGAGCGCTTACCGTCGGATCACTCCGCATTTATTTTAAGATAAGGGCAACTGGTCCATTACTCCCTTTTTAAAAAATTATACGAATCTCAAAGCAGGTAATTAAAGGAAATgattattttacattatattgcAACAGGGTCCCGCCTGGGCCAGGCCCGTCCAAGCCCATCCCCGAGTCCAGCCCTGACGCTCTACTCCGTTATTCCGTCGGAGACGGCGTCGCCAAATAGAAGGACTACCGCGAGTCGCGAGCAGCAGACGCGCCCATTTCGTTGTCGTGCTTTGTGGAAGGACTACGGCGGCGCCGCCATCGCCGTTGAGGAAGAAGACGCCATGCCACCGGCCACCGCCCTCCCATCGCCCCCACCGCGCCTCCTTCCCCCTCCATCCGCGCCCCCACCGACCCACGCTCCACCGCCCGTCGTGGCGCAGGGTACActggccggggggggggggggggggggggggggggggccggcCGTCCGCACCCCCATGGCCCCCACGCGCCGAGGGAGGCGCCCACCCGCGCCCCGCCCCGCCGCGCCCCTGGACCGGATGGATCTCAGCGGCAACTTGCTCCATGGCGGCTGCCCTCAGGCCTCGAGGAGCTCAAGAACCTGAAATTTGTCTCATTGTCCGGCAACAATTTCAGCGGTGAGATACCTTCTGGTTTGGGCCAGCTGAGGTCGCTGGAATTTCTTAATATGTCCAACAGTTCTGTATCAGGGGAGGTTCCTGTTGATCTTGTGGCACTGCGAAATCACACTGTTCATTCAGTTACACGTGAACTGTTTCCTGAATGAGACACGGCCGTGCACTTctagtggcagcagcagcagcagtagcagcaatgGTGATGGTGGCTTCGGTGTCAAAGAGATTGCTGCCATAGCTTCAGCATCAGCCATTGTCGTGGTTCTGTTAGTTGCATTGACCCTGTGCATCAGCACAAGGAAATGTCCTCTGAGACCATCAAAGCGCTCTTTAGGGAGAAGGAAAGTCAAGGTTTTCGCAGATGTTGAAATTGGAGCCCCACTGACATATGAGACTGTTGCCGCTGGGAATTTCAATGCTAGCAACTTCATTGGCAACGACGGCTTTGGCGCGACATACAGAGCCGAGGTGGCACCTGGAATTCTTCTGGCAAAAGAGGCTTGTTATTGGGAAGCAGCATGTCCCTGTAATTTACTGTAATTGTCCCTGTAATTTCTTTATACGGCAGTTGTCCCTGTAATTCATTGTAATTGTCCCTTGATTTTGTTGCAGTGCTTGATTTTTGTTACCTTGAAGGCTTCAACACGACACTCCCTGAACTTGTTTGTCCTTCTTTCAGTTTCTCTTAGACTTGCTACTTGAGTTTTACATGTCCATTGGTGAGGGAGTTCAGTGAGCTAGGGCTAGGGTAGCTTGCTGGTTTTTGACTTGTGCTGCATAACTGAAAGGTTTGCACCTGTTTATTTCCTTCCGGTGTTGTGGAAGAAAATCGCAGTTTGCAGTCAATTTTCGCCTATAAATGTTGATGTTACAGCAGTGACATCAGGGCTCAGGAAGTTGTGCAAGCTTTTCTGAATGAAAGCGTGCTTCGGAATTCTGCGTTGATAGGATTGATGCTGCTGTATTCACCGAGTTGCTGTCCAAAATTTGCACTATTTGTGTCGACTTCAGGGTAATCAATCACGTATGTTGATACGACACCACATATTATAACAAAAGTAAACGATACTCCTGCTCATAGTATACCAAGCTACTCCCTCCCTCTTCCCAAAAGGAAAACATGTCACCCGGACCTGGCCTAAGATTCAAAATCTGTCCCATATCTGCATATATCTTCCCTGATCTGGAGACAGTGATGTACATGATCTGTTAtcacctactcctactcctactagtactaaAATCTGATGGTACTGTTTCTTTTTCTCATGGCAGTACCAGTACCTTAGGTAAAAAGGAATCTGTATGGGAAACATCAGTAGGATGAAATGATGGCCAATCATGATCATAGATCATACGTTCAATTCCAGTTCTCTGTACAAGAATAAATGGGGCGCCATGTGAGTACCACAACACTTGTAAGTTCCACTAATACTAATATAATAACATACCATGTTCTCAATTTTCGTAATGTACATATTAAGAGTCCACAATGAACCCAAGACTTGAAATCCTTAATTTCAATTTACACTAACACAGTTTGCGGAGAAGCAAGGGATGTGCTCTCCCAGACAACAAGCAATAATGCTTTGAACTTGGAAACAGAATAGAACACGATGCGTGCTACTGCTAACAGTTCAGCAATCTGAGAGTTTTAAGTCTAATCTTCTGTTGGCTTGACAACTGCTTCAACCTCTGCGATTGTACTCTCAGCTTCTCCAATCTCAGCACCTTGCTCATTTGACTCCTTCAGTTCAGCCTGTAACCATACAATCAGTTGAAATGTACGAAGAAAATATCATGTAGTCGCCAAAAAAAAAATATCATGCACAACATTTTTATGCCATACCAGTGTTGCTTTCAAGTCAGCCACTAAAACATTCTCCTGCAGAGGTGAAGTTCAAGTTTCAACTACTTTGTGAGTTCTGAGATCAGAATAGCAGACAATTTCAACTATGACTTTTCACAATCTCAGTTACATGAAAAGGAGAAAACCACTTCAGTGGCTTCATGTGGTGCCTGACAAACGCAATGCGTCTGAGAAATGAGAAATCGGTTTAATGCTAGGACAAAGAAAACAACAACGCAATGATAAACAACCAGTTATCCATTAGCAGATGCCTAATTTTTTATACCTTCTATGTGTAGGAGAAGCCAGAAGCAGCAATGGCAGCACTTTCACACATGGAGAAGAGAGCTGTAATGGTAGAAACGATGCTGGAGGCTACAAAGCAGGTTAAAGACAACTAATCCTCCACTTCTAGTTATGTTTTTGCCTGCTACATTTTTCTTCCACCTTCCAATCATGATCACTAATGAGCTATTGAGCTATTAATCAGAAGTATATTACTTCACACTGGGCATGACTAATTTTCATGTCTCTCACTAACTATTGTTTTAGTTTGTTTCTTTTCCCCTTAACATCATTTCATTTTTGCTTGCCAAGTCTTGGGATTCCTATCGAAGATTAGGCAgactatttttttttttgtcaaacttgAAATTGGATAAGTTGGGATTCCTATCGACAATTAGGCAgacaatatttttttttgtcaaacttgAAATTGGATATAAAAGGTATTCGTCCTACCTATGCATGGTTCCATGTCATTCTTGTCATAAAACAAATTTTGTACCGCTGTTTTTTTATAATAACTAGCAAGATTTTGCAT is part of the Miscanthus floridulus cultivar M001 chromosome 9, ASM1932011v1, whole genome shotgun sequence genome and encodes:
- the LOC136482009 gene encoding uncharacterized protein, coding for MAYRRFFDYNPYGYAPYNYDSYYQQQPAATRRSTRGIFDGAEPAAAKPAPRARETKTSFSIPVHGPDSDNEPEPELKQKAPGARAKPVAPAMSAKEAVVRMQAAARGFLARKSVRAVREVAHEAEQVRKKMASEAEALVTDPRARVAVGEALMRMLLRLDAVRGARDYRRRVTKGVLVLQDAVDALEPAPAPASAPVEDATEVDAPEATAVETVEESAAAPELADAVERGGEMESIKTAVDTPTQVEVDEAVAASDPEAKAGEGEGEEKEVVPGDSNVDVDEPEDSDAEGEWEMVMEENALVAATPDDQEPPRKEPACPLETMGTASAGAASDGVDARKVMEMVAALCEQSAQQCAVIGALAERVDALERTVRRMEDAESRRRRPKKLST